The Onthophagus taurus isolate NC chromosome 6, IU_Otau_3.0, whole genome shotgun sequence region TGGACGAGATAGATAGCGCGCGCTGCTGTGTAATTGCACAAACGCATCTCTGAAGAGTGGAAGACAGAGGGGGTGCATCCATGAGTTCTGAAGAACCCCCCCTTCCATTGTGGTGAGTTATGGTTAAAAACACATATTTGTAACACATTTATTGGTGCTTCCCTCAGCAGCCAAATCTATTCTTGAGAACAGTCagaattaatattttccaTAACAAATGTGATAAAGGTATCATAAAAACAAGGATTGTAagacacatttttttattaaattacaaaaatattattctttttgaaaaaaattattcttaacaatatagTTAACACACTGCAAAACTACATTTCTTTCATGCCTTATATCATTCTCCAACAACCCTTCCAATAAAGTTCTTTTCCTCCTTTTAAATTTACGTTGCAAAAATGGCACTGAATTTTCAGGTTTATTCACCTTCtcacatttattatttctttttctatttcgttttaatttaacttttttctccTCCAATATCTTGGTATTAACTTCATCGtcttttcgtttaattttttcctcaaCAGGAGCTTCGTCATCACTAATACTTCTGATTACCTTAAttgtttcattttcttttttaatttctaattgattatttaaagattgtttcttaatttccgTGTCAGATTCATCACTAGAATTATAAGCACCCATCAAAGCTCCTAATgcattatttaaaactattttattagatttatCGATTACTTTTTCTTCATCCCATTCAGTATCATCAAAAtgttcttcctttttttcAGTGATAATTAACGAGGAAGTTCCTCTAAATGGAAACATTGTCCCATTCCAATCAGATTTATCATCGATTAGAGATTCTTTTTTGGGGTTttgattaagtttattttttctttttgggaATTTATTGGGTGTTTTATTATGAAGTATTGTttgattatctttaaattttgaatgtggaggtttttgtactaaaaaaaaaattaattagtatatatttttgaattaatatataaacgtACATCTTGTTTGATTTTTCCTCCCAAATCTATCTTTAGAAACACCGAGTTTTTCGCCTCTTTGCAGTAACTTTTCTTGTTGTAATCTCCGTttttcaatgttttcttttgagGGATATTTCCGTTTTCTGTCCTCAATCCATTTTTGGATATCTTCAGGTGTtgaaatatttctaattttgtcGTATAAACCGGTGCTGTGTTGCAGCGCGATGTGTTTgccaacaattttttcatgTGCTGTAAATGTACATCCGTCTATTTTACAAGTAACATGTTCAGACATGTGCTTTTGATAACTATTTTGGTCGTTAAATTGCCTATCACATGTATCACACGATAATTCGTCAGAATTTGTTTGTTcttcataataataatcatcttCGTAATCATAGTCTTCAAATTCTTGTTCATCTGAAAGACAATCATCTTCTGATACTTCTTCGTTTCGTTCGATATCATTACTCCAATCCTATTAACAGAGGCAAGTTATTtctttgcttaattaataatttatatatatataattttttgagaaTCGAAGAAATAATTCAAAGCTGAACTGTTCAACTAGAAGTTACTGACTCAACATTAATAAACGTGTTATAGCTTagtgaaaaaattaaactgcAACTTACGTTAGTGTATATCCcagatatttttaatgagCGGCTTTcttgcaaaaagaaaaatttttgctttttcgCACTTGATTCaacgaaaatgtttattaaatagatTAAGTccttaattgaaattaattaatatataattaagTGAATATTATCAATAAGGGACtaacaaaaactattttataaaACCAATATTTCACTAAATACAAGGTATCGCACGATGATggttattgaaaatatttggaggtgtttttaaacattatttaaggCAATATCAAAACAAACTAGTGAATGCTGGAGTTAAATGCCGAATACATGCACATTTGCAGCATTCGAGTCATGAACTCGTCTTTTGTGACGAAAATGAGCAATGACTTCCAGATAAAGGTTAGTTTTGCTTACAAATGTACAATCAACTCTGACAGAAATATTGGGTAATGctaggataggtcagttttgttttgaacccctaattaaagcgtgaaggaatgtcggtttttTTTGTACCCCAATTATAgtgtgaaggaatgttaggatagatcagttttgttttgaaacattaattatagcgtgaaggaatgtcggttttcttttgaacgccaattatagcgtgaaggaatgtcggttttcttttgtaccccaattatagcgtgaaggaatgtcggttttcttttgtaccccaattatagcgtgaaggaatcccaattaaagcgtgaaggaatgttaggataggtcaggTTTGTTTTGAACCCCtaattaaagcgtgaaggaatgtcggttttcttttgtaccccaattaaagcgtgaaggaatgttaggataggtcagttttgttttgaacccctaattaaagcgtgaaggaatgtcggctTTCTTTTGtaccccaattatagcgtgaaggaatgtcggttttcttttgtaccccaattatagcgtgaaggaatcccaattaaagcgtgaaggaatgttaggataggtcagttttgttttgaaaccctaattaaagcgtgaaggaatgtcggttttcttttgtaccccaattatagcgtgaaagTATTccaattaaagcgtgaaggaatgttaggataggtcagttttgttttgaacccctaattaaagcgtgaaggaatgtcggttttcttttgtaccccaattatagcgtgaaggaatgtcgattttcttttgtacCCCAATTAAAGCGTGAAAGTATTccaattaaagcgtgaaggaatgttaggataggtcagttttgttttgaacccctaattaaagcgtgaaggaatgttggttttcttttgtaccccaattatagcgtgaaggaatgttaggataggtcagttttgttttgaacccctaattaaagcgtgaaggaatgtcggttttcttttgtgccccaattatagcgtgaaagTATTccaattaaagcgtgaaggaatgttaagaTAGGTCAGGTTTGTTTTGAACCCCTAATTAAAGCGTGgaggaatgtcggttttcttttgtaccccaattatagcgtgaaagAATCccaattaaagcgtgaaggaatgttagaaaggtcagttttgttttgaaaccctaattaaagcgtgaagaaatgtcggttttcttttgagccccaattatagcgtgaaggaagtGTGataatgttaggataggtcagttttgttttcgCCCGTTTCCCGGAAAAAATATTGcttaaggttagttttgttccATGTTTTCAGCATTagcagtttttcaaaaaaggaGATCATAACATGCAAGCtgcttgttttttatctcttttagtttcggagataacTTATGCAGGCAACGAatttgggacacctgtacattcACAGAAAATCACAGTTCTTCAAGATGCACTgttaagaaaacatttttgcaGCTATCGCGATAACTCGAACCCGGTAGTATTCTTGCCTCGCTGCGATGTAATCTGAACTAAATGAGCTGACACCATTCTTGCCATCAGCTCTCATAAAACAACTAGAAGTTGTAAAACTGTGAAGGCACATAAAGCAACATTGTGGTTACTGCAGATCAAATATCGGATCGATGGTAACAtaaatacactgttggaaataattcacgagcacaccctgtataatctgaacacgtgtgtctagcgcaatgaaatttggtatggatttatcttcacgcgttcagatcatacagggtgtgctcgtgaattatttccaacagtgtattacAAAATGACCTTCAATTATATCCTTACAAGGTTATGATTgctgaaaaataaaatgtagaGATTGATTAATACATAGAAATCGTTGTAATGTAATCCTTAgagttataatttaaaatttggaattaaaaactctaaaatatcaatattaactTCTccatatatttgtaataagcCATGATCGTTGTATATACGTGAAATATTGGTTATTTTGATTCTATTGACATCTGAAAATGAAGAATCAGCTACTGTTTGccagtaataaaaaaattacatgtgCGTTTATTCTCAGTTtgaattgaaatgaaataaaatcaataatataataaaatggaTTATCACCAGCAAAACCCAGCTGTTCTAGCCTCcagtagaaaaaaaataaagtgttaGTTAAAATATACATGCCAAAAACAATCAAATTGAGTTATTTTGTACAAactgtttattaatattttgacaaTTTACATCAAAAAAGTAGATACTATGGATATGTACCAGACTAGAAAGGTACATATTTTACAatagttctttttttttttaatacttgttCTTGCAAATTGCAGCTACGTTCAAAATCGACCGataatctaaaaattataacagtCGTTCCGCTGCAAATTTCTACAAGtgacttttaaatgtttaatcaAGGATTaagttgaaatgaaaaaaaaacataatacaaAAAGACACAcatctaattttaaattataataacagttttttttaaacagcaatatttacaataactggaaaaataaaattgtctttgttattttattttttttttaaagaaataaaataaacttgaagAGTTGACTATCAATACTATTATTATAAGTTATGaacaatttcttaataaatttaaattttagctgGGGCACCATCGCGCGCATTACTGGCGGCGCTTTAACTGGTTGTCGGCTCGTTGACAGCGAGTTTAACGGATTTTGCGGGTTCGTTATGAACAGCAATATTATTTACAGGGTCAGCGGGCAAcggattattattattattcgatCCGCTGCTATTTGAAACCTGTCCATTGCTGTCATTACTGTTAGATTGTGACTCTAATGTTTTGTTTGCCTCGGCCAGGTTTTTGTTTAGATCCTGCAAACAGAACCAActgattttaacaaaaattcactTGCAGAAGCCGGGTTTGATTCATTATTCTCTAGCTAGATATGGGATTTTATTCtcctttttcttattattcttAACTGCTACTGTTTATTTCAATTACTGCagcaaattatttcatttaaaacaaaatattctcCAAACCAATCTTTTAAAGATGTGTCCAAAGCAAATTTAGACAtaccaaaaaaatgtatgtctAAAAACGGATTAAGAAGCGATTTCCTTCAGCAGAGTACCTAGGTTGTGCTCTTACCGCCTCTGGTGAGATTGACAAGGTCCCAGCTTCCACCACATCAATCCAGAGCCCAACCACTCCTCCTCAAACGCTTCATCAACACTTAATGACTATATAGTTTAATTATAAGTtgaatttaatgatttaaaaaagttatatctaCAGTAATTGAAGAAACAGACACAGTTATtaatggattatgatttttatatttgagtGGTATTAAGTTATCTGACAAACAAAAGTGTTGAGCAAAACTAATTGCGCCTTTTGTGTCTTagtcacaaaaaaaaaattaaattgaaaaataaattttgattgaaattaaaaaagaaatcgggAAGAATgaagaagataaaaaaataatggcttataatcaatatttaataccTATAATTGAACATCAGCTGTAAAATCAATAGGTGCTGTGATAACAGGCGCGTTGTTTATTCGAGGCTGTTGGATACGAACCTCCTCTGGATGTTCTCCTACATACTCCAACTTTGCAGCATTATACATTCCATTGCAAACATCCCTTTGTTCCCTGAATAGCGTCCAATCTGCCATAGCTTGGCTATTCTtcgctttttttaataattcactCTTTTTCTCAAACTCTTCTTTAATTTGTTGTGTTACCCAAGGTTTACTTAAATCCAAATCGTTGTTGCTGTGTCTTCTTCGCTTCATTATTCGATCTTTGGGACCTCGTCGCATTTTGTTAGGGGGCATCAAAGGTCTTGGTCCACCCGGACCCTGCCGAAAACCTCTTGGACCAGGACCTCCAGGTCCCATCATTGGTGGTGGCATCATAGGAGGTCTCATCATACCTGGGGGAGGgggtctcattccaggaggtGGTGGTCTCATACCTCGCATTCCAAACGGAGGTCCTGGAGGCCCTCTCGGACCTGGACCACCCATTCCATGTGGTGGTCGCATTCGAAATGGAGGCGGACCTCGAGGACCCGGACCAGGACCCATTGGCGGTCTCATACCCGGCGGAGGCATTCGACCACCCGGAGGATGTGGAAACGGAGGTCGTCCCATCGGTTGGGCCATCAAGGACGGTGGTTGTTGATTTCGCGGGTTCGAACGCCGATGGTGCATTTTTTTGCCTCTAAAACCGTTACCTTTCATACCTCTTTTATTTTGCGGATTATTAACTGCTGCGCCCATTTGCATTGAACTTCTCGGAGGTTACACTTTTATTAGAACCAACTAAATTTTAACTAGATATTTAACGGTGTACTTTTCATCGATTTACTTCTGAAAGCGTGTTCTGTATTTAATGAACATGCGCAAAAAGCTCATTTTTGTCAAATGACATTTAAGGTAACATTCAAAAGTTTGAATTTGGGTAcgttctaaaacaaaatttgtattttaaaagaaagtaacaaaccatttaaaaataattgaatagatttttaaggtaattttttttaaaaataattatttactgttttaatttcattatgtattaatattttattttagtttactTAAAAACTCGTTAGTTACCTATATTAGTGgcataacaaatttatatcttGTCACTTTgactttttaaacatttctcgTTAGGcaaaagatggcgctaattaaaagttaatttcttatccgaattttattatgtatttacttttttgtaactagaactaatactagcactaaaactaactagaactagaaacatttgggtttagcccgAATTATTTCTAGTCTCGggttatttctagttctatgtctgaagctatttctagttttagtttaataaaaatatgcaacaatctAGCATTGAAttgcaattaaaactagaactaacactctaCTTTGAATTAGAAAGTTTTTTGCGTCTACAGATGCACTGCTAAACAGGacataatataatttatatcatTCATTAATAGGGCAGCAATCTAGCAAAATGACCCAAGTCGTTAAAGATATGATATAATCAAAAGCAACCTATAATTATCCGTGAAAGttgtgattaattaaaattcaaccaagaaaaagtttcttttacTCCACACAACTCTCACGAAATAACAACAAAGTACCTTTTCAAAGGACCTTCCATACAAAAAGACACAGTAGTTCACAAACTTTCTACGTGGAGTGTTTCGCACACAACTATTGCAAAAAGCGCGTGAGAAGTTAATCGATTGTAGGAatctcaattaaattaaattataatatcaaataaccccaatttttttcttccattGTTGCTGTTTCACTTCTTGTCGGGTCGGAAGTGGAAGTTAAATAGAAACTTTATAGATCTCTTGAGATGTTTAATGTAGATAGAAACTGTGTGAATCTAAGATTTGCTTTACAAgaataaataatcaattaaataacacCTAGATTATTCACCATGGTTTTTCGTTTCCggagtttattttatattatcttttttttgtgtCGTACGGAAGTTGATCTTTTTTTATGCGTTTCATGGACCAGAAATCCGTTTTTGTCCTAAAATAAACGCGGTGGAGTGTGACACGAAAttcggttttaattttttactttttttagaacaaatttTACGGTTACAAATGATTTTATAACTGCAAATAATTTGAACACAACACCGGgggatttttttgtaattctttaGGAATGTACGTCCGTGATTCCATCAACATCTCTCTTATTATACATACAGGAGGGAAATTGTGGATTGCCACTATCTCCACTCACTCATTCTTCCTCTCTTCGCTTGAATGTTGGAGAATTCTTAAGCGGATTCTGCAGTGTAAAACTGGTTCCAACGTCTTCGTAATTACTTCCTCCATTTGACATTCCACCACTCTcgcaattttgaaaaattaattaaatcgaatgggtataaataattagtttgtttaaaatgttttgttgattattttcGACGAGTTACGGTGGTTGATTTAACTTCCGTTTTGGAAGCAAAACCCCGTGCGAATGAAACCCTTCCTCTCGCAGTATATATTTATCGTTTTACGTTTCCTATTGGAAATCGTGAGACCTTAATGTCAACACTACCTGTTGTATAATCTGTTACGGAAGTGCAGGAAGTTGTTCCGCCTGGGTGTATAAAGTGCGAAAATGaagcttattttattttactattgaATAAAACGTAGTGATAAAATAGAATACAATGACATGATTCCATGCAATCTGGTTCTTAATTAAAACCTCTCTGTCACAACAATTAAATCATGTTTAGAATCTAGAAAGTAAGCAAAAATtggagaattttgaaatttattgagAAAGTACGTTTACAGTTAATATTCTGGATGATACTCCTTATTCGATTTGGCATAGAGATGAACACACCTTGTATGCATGCTTAAAGAAAATTGCTTCATTCCCTAATAAGGGCCAATCGGAGCTTCAAAGTTGTAGTGCCTCGGCATTGATGTTGATGTCGGAGCATTGCAGCTTCAAGGTTGTACTGCCTCGGTtgcaaacgacctcggctcATTgaacaaaaacgtttttattgaaGTGTATACAAAATTAGCTGCAAATCCCACCAAGTAATTAAAACTagtagtttttaagaaatatttacaattggTCGGAGAATTGCAGCTTCAATTTGTactgcctcggtcgcaagcgacctcggttcATTgaacaaaaacgtttttattgaGGTTTACACAAAATTTGCTGGGAATCccacaaagtaattaaaactagTAGTTTTTAAGGAATATTTACAATTGGTCGGAGAATTGCAGCTTCAATTTGTactgcctcggtcgcaagcgacctcggttcATTgaacaaaaacgtttttattgaGGTTTACACAAAATTTGCTGGAAATCccacaaagtaattaaaactagTAGTTTTTAACGAATATTTACAATTGATCGGAGCATTGCAGCTTCAAGGTTGTactgcctcggtcgcaagcgacctcggttcattaaacaaaaacgtttttattgaaGTGTATATAAAATTAGCTGAAAATCCCATCAAGTAATTAAAACTAGTAGTTTTTAaggaatatttaaaattagtcGGAACCTTGGAATGATTTTCAACTTCAAACCTCTAATGCCTCGGCctcaagcgacctcggcttattaaataaatacatttccaTTAGAATGTGCACAACATATTTCGGAAATGACACCAATTCGTATCATTAATACAAATTGAAATACACAAAGAGAAATGCTAATATATTCATTCGATGCTactgtttgaaataaaaagtatgATTTGAATATCTTGTGACGTTCAAGTCTAAGGCGGGGCCTgaataacaatattttacGAATGATGAATAGAATGATAAGAATAATAATGAAGTATACGTCTATTTATATTGATATACGTTagtaataaaaagtatttcgcATGCATATCATGCAGAAAACAATGACtaaaaaatgtgatattattcTAATTGTTGGGAAATcctttaatgcaaaaatattacattgtGGTGATAGTGTTATagttaaaaatagattaaacatcaattttaacaCATGTACATCATAAacttctattattattaacgatGTTTCTTTTATCTCCTTGTCACGTTCCAATTTGTCTAACAACTAAAACTCGTCGATATATATTAGATAAAACGAACCGACTGCATAATTTACAGTAAATTGCTTGACTTGTTAAGACAGCAACGTTGTGATAAGATACGTAAATATCATAATCTTCGACATAACGAACctctgtgttttttttttatcgcaTTGAAAATTCTTTGATCTCCTTTTATACCATGTTTACTATAAGAATTATGAAATAGGACGTTTTAGTTAAGTCGACCCTTATACTACCATTATTTAATGTTTACATCACCTCCTTTTATAAATAGattattataaatgaaattaCACATATATTGAGTATTGAAGGAATCATTTTATACCCTGCATTGTATAAAACTGTACTTCTCTGTTCATAGAAAGTACAGAATAGACAGGATATCCTCACATCCGTGCTGCAGGCGGTCTATTTAATACCTCGGTgtagttaaatttttatttaatttgtttataactGCGGGCTAACTATCTAAATAACTCAGTCATTCGTTTTAATTTGCCAAAATTCGATaaataatcttcaatttgaaagTGAAATTGTGCGAATTTATAGTTTGTCTCGATGAAAGCGCAACGATGATGGGAACGGCAGAGAGAGTAACTCGAGACGGTTCTTGAACTTCTCGATAACCGGAAGATGGATGAAATTGAATCGCGCAGCGTGCGAACGTCGCAGGAATTTATCTTctccaaaaatttaaaacctaCAACTATATAATATTACTACATTTTTCCCCCAATTTTAAGCAAACACTTAAAGTTAAGTGCCACCTTTTGCGACTTCCTGGCAAATTGAAATTCGTTTAaagattgttataaataatttaggcTACGATCTAAACGGTTCTCGTAAAGTTAATGATGGTTgcgtttgttatttttaaccaAGTCTGTTGCAGAGAACAGCGTGTGTGGCAATTAGCGTCGCTGGTTATATGGGGGTTGGTTGTGTTTAGGGTAGGGCGTAACGTGACACTTTTTATGTCAACATTGTTAATTTTGGTCTTCCACGAATCAAAGTTTATACactaaggtttttttttagttttaataattacatttttggtcaatttttgatttattagataaaatatttttgttttgtcctAAAACAGGAAGTCCAGATGTGGGTTTTTCCCTCTTAAATCTATCGAGATGGCGGAAATATGCAAAGGCGGAAGAGCTACCTGAGTAAAAAGTCACATAAAGTGCAGCTGTAACTTGTCGTGGAGATTCGCAAAATCGCCTAGTCTACGTATAACGGGCGGTTATATGTAGGTGACAGTGTAAAGCGATACTATCTGCGTTGGAATGATAATTGGTGTACATACAAGACGCCTTCCTGTTCGATACGAGACGCCGTTGAATCTAGACGCTAATTGCAGTAAGATCTCGAAATTTTCTCAGGATTGCcagattaaattatttaagagaaaaatttaatttataataatccgCGTTTCCCAAAggaaatgatataaaattattaagtaaattactcaattattaactttttcatTTCATAACATCTCTTCTGCACCAATTGAATTACCTACAGTCGCTATAGCATCCGCTCGCCAAAAATAGATCTGAATGCTTTACTGCACCTAACAAGTCATTGTCATCGTTATTATTGTGACTGATTCATTGTGCTCATCTATCTCTCGATGCACGCATcagtttataaacaaaattccATTCTCTCTAACATAACAACTCCTTTTAACAATAGTAACGATAAGTCGTAGTTTAAGTTTCGGTTAGAGGGTTAAATTAGCTCAATCGTGCCGCTAGAGTGGGACGTATCCTAACAAATCCAAttaatgcaattacgacattATGTGAGAGCGAGCGACCTCGTAGTAGTAGTAGACAAACAGAGCGACCGACGgccttaatatttttcaacatcGCCCATTCCTCTCTCGTACaggaaacaaaaatttaaactgcTCTGGAATCGTATGTGGTGGTTACGGTGAAGAGGATGTTGACAATTAACATTGCGCCCGGATGGCGCTCCGAAACGCACACGACATAGAAAATTTCCTCTATCTGTTGACATAACTCTCTTTGTCACATCCTTACCGAGAATGATAATATTTGCGATGATTTCATTGTTCTAAGAGAATTGTCttagaacaataaattttatatataagataaattgaaaataaattgtttggcAAAGGTTGGTCAATCGAGGTAGcgtctcggccgcaagcgacctgtgcttcattttttcaatttatcgtGACCTTATCATACAAGTAATTGAGGTGACAACAATGCATGGTGACATCAAATTCTCAAAAGTacattcatattaaaaattgagtaATATTGAgtaataaagttgtattaagTATAAATAATCGCTTCATTATTTATGTTTCAACACCTAcctataatttattattcgttaaaatttcaaaatagacTATGAATTATCTTCGCCTTAATAAAAATCGGGACTGTAACCTTTTTCATCAATTACCATTCCCAGTAggtgtaaaagaaaaaattatctcCCACATTAACCAGAAAGCTGCTTCAATAAAATACGCCATTTGTGGCTGTTTGTATCGAAACGATTTAGGAGATTACGTTAGGTCCGTCATCTGTTTGGCAGTTAAAAGCATCTAAATTCCCACAGCTGTAAACTTATTGCCGCCCACGGATCGAATAAGTAAGTAGTCCACGGAACTGTCGACTTTCAAAACTGCCCGTTACGTGATTTACTCGATATTAAAAAGGCAAAAAGGCCGGATGTCGGAATTCCAGAAACAGATTAAATGTGAAATTCTAACGTAATTTCCGTTTATCTGGATGGAAGTGTacccaattaattttattaatttttttccattgcaaaattaaatgttctaGTTCCTAACAG contains the following coding sequences:
- the LOC111427768 gene encoding uncharacterized protein, producing the protein MQMGAAVNNPQNKRGMKGNGFRGKKMHHRRSNPRNQQPPSLMAQPMGRPPFPHPPGGRMPPPGMRPPMGPGPGPRGPPPFRMRPPHGMGGPGPRGPPGPPFGMRGMRPPPPGMRPPPPGMMRPPMMPPPMMGPGGPGPRGFRQGPGGPRPLMPPNKMRRGPKDRIMKRRRHSNNDLDLSKPWVTQQIKEEFEKKSELLKKAKNSQAMADWTLFREQRDVCNGMYNAAKLEYVGEHPEEDWSNDIERNEEVSEDDCLSDEQEFEDYDYEDDYYYEEQTNSDELSCDTCDRQFNDQNSYQKHMSEHVTCKIDGCTFTAHEKIVGKHIALQHSTGLYDKIRNISTPEDIQKWIEDRKRKYPSKENIEKRRLQQEKLLQRGEKLGVSKDRFGRKNQTRLQKPPHSKFKDNQTILHNKTPNKFPKRKNKLNQNPKKESLIDDKSDWNGTMFPFRGTSSLIITEKKEEHFDDTEWDEEKVIDKSNKIVLNNALGALMGAYNSSDESDTEIKKQSLNNQLEIKKENETIKVIRSISDDEAPVEEKIKRKDDEVNTKILEEKKVKLKRNRKRNNKCEKVNKPENSVPFLQRKFKRRKRTLLEGLLENDIRHERNVVLQCVNYIVKNNFFQKE